Within Chlamydia pneumoniae TW-183, the genomic segment TCTAACTGCTCGTGAGATAAGTTACGTTGGTGATTATAAAGAAAATAGGTAAAAAATTCTACAGAAATGGCTTTTTGATTCTTTTTAAAAATAATTAGGTTATTTTAATTTAATTCTTTTCAACTGTAGGTCTTTGTTTTCTATAATCATTGTCTTTGGTAAGCTATCTTTCTAATCCTCAAAAAGCCTTGGTTCTAGGTAGTAAAGGTTTTAGTATGGACTGTGTCGATAATTTAAAATTATATATTTTTCGTTTGAAACTACCTGGAGATACGGAACGCATCAGCTATTCTATTAGCCCTGAATACATTCGTGAGAAGGGGGAAGAAGAGCTTTTGAATTCTCCCATCGAGGTGGAAGGGTCTCTGGGACGCATAGATAGTGACCAATGGATTCTCTCGCTAAGCCTAAAGACTCAGCTAGGTTTATGTTGCCCAGTGTGTAACAATTTTTTTTCACACTCCGTCTGCTTGCCAGATCTTCAACGTGTGATATCTCATGATGAGGTAGGTTCGGGAGTCTTTGATTGTAGACCTTTGATTCGTCAGGAGCTCCTTTTAGAAAGCGATTGTTTCGAAGAGTGTAGTGGGCAGGGCTGCCCCGAAAGGAAAAATATCTTAAAATTTTTGGAAGACAGAAAAAAACATGAGGGGAATAATCCCTTTGAGTATTTATAAAAGGTAAGGAACATGGCGGTACCACGCAATCGACATAGTAATGCAAGAAAGAATATTCGAAGAAGTCACGATGCTAAGAAGGCTTGTCACGCAGCAAAGTGCAGCAATTGTAAGCATGCCCTTCTTCCTCATACTATATGCCCTTCTTGTGGATTTTATAACGGTAAAGCCGTTATGACTGTAGAAAAGAAATAAATCTTATCTGATTTTATGGAAGTGCAAATTGGCATAGATTTAATGGGAGGGGACCATTCTCCTCTTGTTGTTTGGCAAGTGCTGGTTGATGTACTTAAATCTCAAAGTTCTACTATTCCCTTTGCATTTACTCTTTTTGCTTCCGAGGAGATTCGGAAGCAAATTCAAGAAGAATTTATATCAGATCTGCCTCAAGAGAAGTTTCCTAAGATCATTTCTGCGGAAAATTTTGTGGCTATGGAGGACTCTCCTCTAGCAGCTATCCGCAAAAAATCCTCATCCATGGCTTTAGGATTGGATTATCTTCAGGAAGATAAACTCGACGCTTTTATATCCACAGGGAATACAGGGGCCTTAGTTACATTAGCACGTGCTAAGATTCCTCTATTTCCTGCCGTATCTCGTCCCGCATTACTTGTTTGTGTTCCTACAATGCGAGGTCATGCAGTCATTCTAGATGTTGGTGCCAATATTTCTGTAAAGCCTGAAGAAATGGTAGGTTTCGCTCGTATGGGACTTGCCTATCGTCAGTGTCTTGGCGATTCTAAGATTCCTACGATCGGATTGCTTAATATTGGTTCAGAAGAACGTAAAGGTACGGAAGCCCATCGCCAGACATTCCGTATGCTGCGAGAGACATTTGGCGAAGCTTTCTTAGGCAATATAGAAAGCGGTGCTGTCTTTGACGGTGCTGCAGATATAGTTGTCACCGATGGGTTTACAGGAAACATCTTCCTTAAGACTGCTGAGGGTGTATTTGAGTTCTTGCAGCGTATTCTAGGGGATAAACTTGAAGCAGACATTCAACGTCGGTTGGATTACACATTTTATCCCGGCTCTGTAGTCTGTGGTCTTTCTAAACTTGTGATCAAATGTCATGGTAAGGCGTGCGGTTCTTCTTTGTTCCATGGCATTTTGGGCTCTATAAATCTGGCTCAAGCACGCCTATGCAAACGCATTTTGTCTAATTTGATTTAGTTAACTACATTCAATTTTTTGCTTCTCTGTATAGCTTTTTCTTTATTGACGGGATCTTGTTGATAGTGCTACATATTTTGCAAAATACTTTATAAACACCTCTCAGGTTTAAGGTTGCAATGGTAGCGAAAAAAACAGTACGATCTTATAGGTCTTCATTTTCTCATTCCGTAATAGTAGCAATATTGTCAGCAGGCATTGCTTTTGAAGCACATTCCTTACACAGCTCAGAACTAGATTTAGGTGTATTCAATAAACAGTTTGAGGAACATTCTGCTCATGTTGAAGAGGCTCAAACATCTGTTTTAAAGGGATCAGATCCTGTAAATCCCTCTCAGAAAGAATCCGAGAAGGTTTTGTACACTCAAGTGCCTCTTACCCAAGGAAGCTCTGGAGAGAGTTTGGATCTCGCCGATGCTAATTTCTTAGAGCATTTTCAGCATCTTTTT encodes:
- the plsX gene encoding phosphate acyltransferase PlsX produces the protein MEVQIGIDLMGGDHSPLVVWQVLVDVLKSQSSTIPFAFTLFASEEIRKQIQEEFISDLPQEKFPKIISAENFVAMEDSPLAAIRKKSSSMALGLDYLQEDKLDAFISTGNTGALVTLARAKIPLFPAVSRPALLVCVPTMRGHAVILDVGANISVKPEEMVGFARMGLAYRQCLGDSKIPTIGLLNIGSEERKGTEAHRQTFRMLRETFGEAFLGNIESGAVFDGAADIVVTDGFTGNIFLKTAEGVFEFLQRILGDKLEADIQRRLDYTFYPGSVVCGLSKLVIKCHGKACGSSLFHGILGSINLAQARLCKRILSNLI
- the rpmF gene encoding 50S ribosomal protein L32, with product MAVPRNRHSNARKNIRRSHDAKKACHAAKCSNCKHALLPHTICPSCGFYNGKAVMTVEKK
- a CDS encoding YceD family protein; the protein is MDCVDNLKLYIFRLKLPGDTERISYSISPEYIREKGEEELLNSPIEVEGSLGRIDSDQWILSLSLKTQLGLCCPVCNNFFSHSVCLPDLQRVISHDEVGSGVFDCRPLIRQELLLESDCFEECSGQGCPERKNILKFLEDRKKHEGNNPFEYL